The region CGATCGAGCAAACGCTGTGTATCGCGCGAGACATCCCCGAAGGCATCCACCTGAATCCGATAGGCGAGCACACGCAGGAGGAGAGCCCGCGAGATCCGGGCTGGGGCAATCCGGCCCGAGCGGTTGCGATAGTGCATCCTCAGCTCACCGAGCTCGAGTCGTTCCAGCTGATCGAGCTCGATGGTGAGGGCATCCGCGGCGGCGGGCGACGGGCTGAGCCCCAGCCCGGTCGGAGTCTTGCGGGGCGACTCCAACGTCCTACGCAGCCTGCGCGTGAGGCTCTGAGAGGATTCGGTAAATCGTGTCCGCGCCCTCCCGGCGTTCACGCCCCAGGACATAGCCGCGCTTGCGCAGGCCTGTCAGCGCAGCCCGGGTCGTGTGCGGCAACCAACCGGTTGCAGCCGTAAGTTCCTCGATGCCCGCCCCTTGCTCGCGCGAAAGCAAAATGATCACCCCAGCGAGTTTGCTGCCGGGCCGGGGGGCATTGGCCTCCCTCAGCGCATTTTTCAACGGCCGGTCGACATCTGTATGCGAGGTATTGCCGGTGCGGCCGCTTGTTTCAGAGGGTCTTACGCGCGACTTGGTCGTCCTTGCGCGAGGCGTCGCGTCATCCGACGGCTCTTTGGGGCTGTCGCCCTTCATGGTGCCGCCAGACTTTTTCGCTGGGATCGCATGTGAATTCTGGTGCGTCGTCTCGATCGGGATCGCCTTACACCCAACCGCCGTGATCACCAAGGCATAGGTTTTCCCGGTCTCCACATTGCGGCGCCAAACCGGCATGCCCGTCTTGGACCGGACCTCGCGGACCAACCCTTTGCCGATGAGCGTGCGCACAAAACTTTCGGCGGCCTTGCCCTTCAATTGCTCGGGGATGACAACGACGCCGCTGTCCCGTCCGGCAGCCTCCGAAAGCACGAGAAATTGCGCATCGGTGAGATGGCGGGATTTGCGAATACCGCTGAGCTGGGTCATTGTTGCCTCCATGGCAGGTGAGACGCGGCAACATCGCCCCGTCACCACGCCGACCCCGCTCAGGCGCAACGGCCAGCGGGGCTCATCACGGAGGCGCCATCGGCCGCTTTCGGCCGTGCGTCACGCTCATAGGAACGCTCTCTTCAAAGAAGAAGTCCAGTCCATTTTTGCCAGGTCGAGCCGAAAATCGACCACCTCCGATCTAAATTCACGCGTGACATTGTCTACGGTCTACTGATTTGTAATCAGTAGGTCGCGGGTTCGACTCC is a window of Methylocapsa sp. D3K7 DNA encoding:
- a CDS encoding DUF3489 domain-containing protein, with protein sequence MTQLSGIRKSRHLTDAQFLVLSEAAGRDSGVVVIPEQLKGKAAESFVRTLIGKGLVREVRSKTGMPVWRRNVETGKTYALVITAVGCKAIPIETTHQNSHAIPAKKSGGTMKGDSPKEPSDDATPRARTTKSRVRPSETSGRTGNTSHTDVDRPLKNALREANAPRPGSKLAGVIILLSREQGAGIEELTAATGWLPHTTRAALTGLRKRGYVLGRERREGADTIYRILSEPHAQAA